The Phycisphaeraceae bacterium genome includes the window CCGCCAGGGCGCGCACGGCGTGCCCACCTGGCAGAAGTGGCTCAGCGAGCTGCCCGAGGGCGCTCGCGTCGGCGTCGACCCGCGCACGCTGACCGCCGGTGCGTTCGACGCGCTGCGCGCCGACCTCGCGCGCCGTCGTATCCACCTGCTCGAAGTCGATCGCAACCTCGTCGACGAGTCGCGCGACGATCGCCCCGCCCTGCCGCGAGAGCCGATCCGCGTCCACCCGCCAGAGTTCGCCGGTAAAGCCGCGTCCGACAAGCTCGCCGAGCTGCGCGCCGAGATGAAGAAGCACGGCGCCGACGCGCACCCCGTCGCGTCCCTCGACGCCGTCGCGTGGCTCTTCAACCTCCGCGGCGCCGACGTGCCCTGCAACCCCGTGTTCGTCGCCTACGCGCTCGTCACTCTCGACGGCGCGACCCTCTTCGTCGACGACTCCCGACTCGGCGCCGAGGCGAAGCGCGCCCTGCAGGGGGTGGCGCGCGTCATGCCCTACGACGCGTTCGAGGCCGAGGTGCGCCGGCTGAGCGCCGCCGGCGCACGATTCTGGATCGACGAGCAGTCCACCAGCGCCTGGATCGTCTCCCTCGCCGGCGATCGCGTCGTCGAGCGTTCGCGCAGCCCGATTTTCCTCGCCAAAGGCATCAAGAACGAGGCCGAGCTCCGCGGCATGCGCGACGCGCACCGGCGCGACGGCGTCGCCATGGTCCGGTTCCTCAAGTGGCTCGAGACCGCCTGCCGCGAAGGCAGGCACGACGAGGTCGCGGTCTCCGAGAAACTCCGCTCCATCCGCGCTCAGCAGGACCGTTTCGTCGGCGTGTCGTTCGAGAGCATCATCGGCTTCGGCCCGCACGGCGCGATCATCCACTACCGCCCTACGCCCGACGCCGCGCTCAAGGTCTCGGACACCGACATGCTTCTCATCGACTCCGGGGGTCAGTACCTCGACGGCACGACCGACATCACCCGAACCGTGCACCTCGGAGAGCCCACGCCCGAGCACCGGGCGCGCTTCACCGCGGTTCTCAAGGCCCATATCGCCCTCGACCTCCAGCGCTTCCCGCGCGGCGCGAAGGGCGTGGCCCTCGACGCGGTCGCGCGATCGCGGATGTGGGCGCTCGGGCTCGACTACCAGCACGGGACGGGCCACGGCGTGGGCGCCGCGATGAATGTGCACGAAGAGCCGCCGCGCATCAACGCGACGCCGACCGGCTTCTTCCCGCTCCACCCCGGCATGGTCTTCTCGAACGAGCCCGGCTTCTACGCCGAGGGCCGCTTCGGCGTACGCATCGAAAACCTCGTCGAGATCGTGCGCGACGACCGCCCCGTCGAGGGCGAGACCGAGTTCCTCTGCGTGCGATCGCTGACTCTCTGCCCGATACAGCTCAAGCTGGTCGACGGCGCGATGCTCGACGAGCGAGAGGTCGAATGGCTCGACGCCTACCACGCGAGGGTGCGCGACGAGCTCACGCCCCTGCTCGACGACGAGCACGCGCGGTGGCTCGCGAGCGCGACCGCGCCGCTGCGCGACGGCGCATCAGCCCGCTGACTCGCGCCGCTCGATCTCGCGCGCGAACGCGTCGAGCGTCGCCTTGCTGCAGTGGTGCTCGATGCCCTCGGCGTCCAGGTGCGCCTGTTCCTCGCGCACCCCGAGCATCATGAGAAACCGCACGACCAGGTCGTGGCGCGCGCGGCACGCCCGGGCCAGCGCCGCGCCCTTGGGCGTGAGCGTCACCGGCTGCTGGGGCTCGCTGTCGACCAGCCCGGCGTCGCGCAGGCGCGAGATCGTGCGGGAAACCGCCACATGGGTCACGCCCAGCGCCTGCGCCAACTCGCCCACGCGCGCCTCGCCGCGGCGCTCGATCAGGTCGGCGATCAGCTCGGCGTAATCCTCCGCGAGCTCGGTCTCGTGGTCGCGCCGCGTGCGCTCGAAGCGCCTGGTGTGTGCGTGCTGGGGCTGCATCGGGCGATCTTAGGGGATCGACGACCCGTGCGGGTCGGTCGGGGGCGAGCCGGTGCGTCTGGCGAGCTCGTCGCGCATCGCGTCGTCGGTGACGTGCTCGAGACGCTCGGCAGGGGAGTGCAGATGATCGGTGGGAAGATCGACGCGCTCCGCGAGGTAGGACTCCCACAGCCGGTGCGATCGCACGAGGTCGCGCGCCCGCGAGGCGCCCCGCTCGGTCAGCGAGAACCCGCTGTCAGACCCGTCGATCTCGGCGCGTGCGCGCATCGAGCGCAGCGCGAGACGCGCCCGCCACCCGTCGCCGGCGCGATCGATCAGCGCGCCGCGCGAGAGGGTCGCCTGGCCACGCTCGCCCGAGCGGTGCAGGGCCGCGAGCATGTCCTCGCGGCGCACGCGCACCGACAGGCGGGCCCGTCGCACGGCGCGAGACACCATCCCGCTGCGAGGCGAGAACGCGACTCCCGCCGCCAGCGCGAGCCCGAGCAGCACGCCGATCCCGCCCGCCGCCGACACCGAGTGCTCGAAGCCCATCGCCGCCGGCGCCGCGTGCGACGCGTACACGCCAAGCGCGCCCAGCGCGACAGCGATCAGCCCCGACAGCGCCAGCATCGGCGCGAGCCGGTCGGTGAGCAGCCGGGCGATCATCGCCGGCACGATGAGCATCGCGATGACTACGATCGACCCGACCGCCTCGAACGACGCGACGCAGACGATCGCCGTCATCGACATCAGCGCGTAACGAACCAGACCGCTGCGGAAACCCAGCGTCCGCGCCAGCGCAGGGTCGAAGGAGGTGATGCGGAGTTCCTTGAACAGCGCGACAACGAACCCGAGCGTCAGCGCGCTCACCAGCCCGAGCGTGCGCACCTCGCGGGGCAGGGTCGCGAGCGAGGGCGCGTCGAACCACAGGATCCCCTCGATCTGCCCGTACAGCACGCAGTCCGCGTCCAGATGGATCCTCGAACCGGCGTAGCGCTCGAGCAGCAGCACGCCGATCGCGAAGAGCGTGACGAAGACGACCCCCATCGCGGCGCTCTCCTCGACCCGCGCCGCTTTGTGCACCAGCTCGATCAGCGCCGTCGTGACCAGCGCCACGCACGCCGCGCCGGCGAGCATCGCGAGCGAGCTGGTCGTCCCCGTCACCAGGTACGCGAGCACGAGCCCCGGCAGCACGGCGTGGGCGATCGCGTCGCCCATCAGGCTCATCCGACGCAGCACCAGGAAGCACCCGATCAGCGCGCACGACAGCCCGGCGAGCGCGCCCGCCAGCATCGCCGGCAGCATGATGGCCAGGAACTCGTCGCCGATCACCGCGTTCCCTCCTCGGGGAGCGTGCGCAGCGCCAGGATCGCGCGCCTCGCGCTCGCGCGGCGCAGCGCGTCGGCCACGACGCCCCTGCGCGGCGCCAGCAGCGCGCTGACCACGAACAGCGCCGCTTCCGCCAGCACGATCGCCGGGCCCGTGGGCGTGTCGGGCGACGACGCGGACCACGACGCCCCGACCCACGCGCTCGCGAAGCCGAACACGCCCGCCAGCGCGAGAAGCACGCCGAAACGGTCGGTCCAGAACCGCGCCGCCGCCGCCGGGACGATGAGCATCGCGACGATCAGCAGCGCCCCGGCCGCCTGCAGGCCCAGCGCGACGACGACGCCCGTCGCCGTCAGCGCGAGCGAGTCGATCAGCCCGGCGCGCAGCCCGATGGAGCGAGCGAAGGGCTCGTCGAAGCACACGGCCCGGAGCGATCGCACGAACACGAACGACGCGCCCCCGATGATCGCGGCGGCCGCCAGCATCGCCCACGCGTCCGAGGGGCGCATCGCCGACGCCTGACCGAAGATGAAACGCGAGATCCCCGCCTGATTCCCACCGGGCAGGCGCTGGATCACGCTCAGGAGCACGATGCCGACCGCGAAGAACACCGCCAGCGTGGCGCCGATCGCGGCGTCGCGCCTGATGTGGGGCGTGCGCTCGAGCGCGCGCACGCAGGCCACGCTCAGCAGCCCCGTCGCGCCCGCGCCGATCACGAGCAGCGCCAGCGAGCGCTGATCAAGACCCAGCGCGCCGGCGAGCAGGAACGCGACGCACACGCCCGGCAGGGCCGCGTGGCTGATCGAGTCGCCCAGCAGCGCGCGCCGGCGCAGCAGCAGGTACACGCCGCACACCCCGGCGACGGCGCCCATGGCGCTCACGCCGGGCACGACGACGCGCGCCGTCGAACCGCCCTGCAGCGTGACGGCCTCGACGAACTCTCGCAGCGCGTCGATCACGAGGGCTGCCCCCGCGCCGCGACGCCCAGCCGCTCCGAGGCCTGATCCAGCAGCGTCAGACGCCCGCCGTAGGTGCGCCGGAGGTTCTCGTCGGTGAAGACCACGCTCGTCGGCCCGGCCGCGACGACGCGCGTGTTGAGCAGCAGCGCGTGGTCGAAGTACTCACGCACCGTCTGAACGTCGTGGTGCACCACGAGGCAGGTCTTGCCCTCGGCGCGCAGCGTGCGGAGCACGTCCACGATCGCCTTCTCGGTGGCGGCGTCGACGCTCGCGAACGGCTCGTCCATGAAATAGACCTCGGCGCGCTGCGCGAGCGCCCGCGCGAGGAAGACGCGCTGCTGCTGGCCTCCCGACAGGCGGCTGATCTGGCGCTGCGCGAAGTCCGCGAGGCCCACCCGCTCCAGGCATTCCATCGCATCACGCCTCTGCGCGCGGCCCACGGGGCGCAGCCACCCCAGCGCGCCATAGGTCCCCATCGTCACCACGTCGAGCGCGCTCACCGGGAAGTCCCAGTCCACGCTTTCCCGCTGGGGCACATAGCCGATCCGCTTCCGCTGCGCGCGGTACGGCCTGCCGAAGAACTGCACCTCGCCCGACAGGCGCGGCAGCAGGTCCAGGCACGCCTTGATGAAGGTCGACTTGCCCGCGCCGTTTGGCCCGACGATGCCCACCAGCGCGCCGCGCGGGGCCTCGAATTCCACATTCCACAGCACCGGCCTGCGATCGTACGCGACCGTCATGTCGTGCACCGACAGCGGCGCGTCGGGCGAGTGTTCGGCGCGACCGATCAGCGTCGTGTCGTCTCGAAGGGATGGGTTCACTCCCGGGCCCCGGCCCGCGGCGCGCCCAGACGCCCCGCCATGCCCCGCTCGGGCGCCGTCCCGCCCAGCGCTCGCGCGATGGTCGTCACGTTGTGGTCGATCATTCCAAGGTAGGTGCCCTCGTAGGTCCCGGCCGGGCCCATCGCGTCGGAGAAGAGCGTGCCCCCGATCGCGACGCTGTGGCCCTTCGCCCTGGCGCCCTCGATGATCGCGCGGATGCTCCGATCGCTCACGGTGCTCTCGGTGAACACCGCCGGGACCTTGCGCTCGACGATCATGTCGACGATGCGCTGGATGTCGCGAAGCCCGGCCTCGCTCTCGGTGCTGATGCCCTGGATGCCGACGACCTCGAAGCCGTACCGGGCGCCGAAGTACCCGAACGCGTCGTGCGAGGTGACCAGCACGCGCCGATCGGGGGGCACGGTGGAAAGCACGCCCTTCGCGTACTCGTGGAGCGCGCGCACCTTCTCGGTGTACTCGTCCGCGTGGCGCGTGTAGGTGGGGCTGCCGATGCGATCAAAATCGCCCAGCGCGTCGCGCGCCGCGGCGGTCACCGCGACCCACGCCAGCGGGTCCATCCACAGGTGCGGGTCGGGGGGCGAATCGGCCGACTCGCCGTCGCGCATCACGAGCGCCGGGTTCACGCGCTCCGCGAGGAAATAGACCTTCTTCCCGCTCTCGGCGATCTTCGCGAAGGTCTCGAGCATCTTGCCCTCGAGCTGCAGGCCGTTGGCGAACACCACGTCGGCGCGCAGCAGTCGCTGCATGTCGGTCGAGGTCGGGCGGAACAAGTGCGGATCGACGCCCGGGCCGATGAGGGACTCGACCTCGACGTCATCGCCGGCGACGGCGCGCACCGCGTCGCCGATCATCGCGACCGTCGCGACGGCGCGGAACCTCGGCTCGGCGGCGGCTGGCGCGTCGGAAGCGGGGGCGCCCGCACGCTCGCGCTCACCGCAGCCGACAAGCGCGGCCGCGAACAGGGTCAGTGCCAGCGATATTCGGAGAGTCTGTCGGAGCATGGTCGCCTCGCAGGGGGTCCGGTGACGGTGCGCATTGTAACCGGAGTTACATATCGGTCAAGCGAGGGCCCGCCCTGAGGGGCGTCCGGGGGTTATCCGCTCCGGGTGGGGGTCTGGTCGAAGACGCGCCGGCGCGCGGCACAGAGAGCGATCGCGATCGCGTCGGCGACGTCGGGGGGCTCGGGCATCGCGGGGAGTCGGAGCTGCCCCTGCACCGCCCGCTGGACCTGTTCCTTGCTGGCGCGTCCGGCGCCGGTCAGCGATTTCTTGACCGTTGCCGGTTCGAGTTCGTGCAGGGCGAGCCCGGCCCGCTGGATGGTCAGCAGGATGACGCCGCGCGCGTGCCCCATGACCACGGCGGTGGTGGGTCGCTTGTAATGCGAGAAGAGCGTTTCGACGGCGGCGGCGTCTGGTCGCAGGCGTTCGATCGCGTCGGCGAGGTCGTGCTCGAGCTCGACCAGGCGCTGCGCGACGCTGGCGCCGCGCGTCAGCCGGAACACGCCCGCTTCGATGACCGTGGGGGTGAGCGATCCGTCGGCGCAGTCGAGACAGGCGTAGCCGGTGCGCAGCAGTCCGGGATCGACGCCGAGGATCCGCATGGGCGGATGGTACTCGATCCCGAGGCGTGCGCTCAGGCGGCGCCGGGTTTGTTGTCGGGGTGCCCGCCGCCCTTGATGTCGTACTCGAGCACGCCGTCCTTGAGGCGGACGATGCGCTCGCAGCGGTTGGCGATCTTGTTGTCGTGGGTGACCATGACGATGGTCATGCCCTGCGCGTGGAGGTTCTCGATGATCTGGAGGATGGCCTCGCCGGTGGTCGAGTCGAGGTTGCCGGTGGGCTCGTCCGCCATGAGGATCACTGGCTCGGTGACGAGCGCACGCGCGATCGCGGCGCGCTGCTGCTGCCCGCCCGACAGTTCACTCGGGCGGTGCCCCACGCGGTTGCCCAGCCCGACGAGGTCGAGCTTCTGGAGCGAGCGCTCGCGACGGGTGATCTTGGGGATTCCCTGATAGAACAGCGGGACCTCGACGTTCTCTTCGATCGAGAGTTGCGGGATCAGGTTGAACGCCTGGAAGACGAAGCCGATCGTCTTGCCGCGAAACTCGGAGAGCTCGGTGTCGGAGAGTTCCTCGATGGGCGTGCCCGAGAGCAGGTACTGCCCCCCGGTGGGCTGGTCGAGGCAGCCCAGGATGTTCATGAGCGTGCTCTTGCCCGAGCCGGACGCGCCCATGATCGCGACATACTGGCCCTTGTAGATGGTCAGATCGAGGTCCTTGAGGGCCTCGACGAGGACCGAGCCGTCGGGCTTGTAATAGACCTTGCGGATCTGGCGCAGCTCGGCGACCGGGGTCGCGTTGGGGGGGACGGGGCAGGGCTCCCGCTGGGCGGTCGGCATGGCATCGAGCATGGTCATCGCGTCCGAGTCTACCGGCGCGACGCCCCCCGGTCGCATCGGAGCAACCCTCAGAACCGGCGCCCTCGCGAGGTCAGCGACGCCGGGAACCCGAACACGGGGATGAGCAGGCGCAGGATCGGCCCCGCCAGGAGCGCGAGAACCGCGGTGTAGACCGACGATCCCAGGCGCGCGCCCACCTCGTGAGAGAAAGTGATCAAAAGGTCGTCATAGCTCGCGCGCACACGCAGCAGCGTCACGACCACCGCGTGCATCACCACGCACAGCACCAGCGCGACGAAGCCGAACGACAGCGGGTTCTGCTTGATGAGCAGCCCGCGCGAGGTGACGGCGGCGTAGGCCCCGGCCAGGCACCCGAGCGCGTAGGGGCCGATCACCACCACCGACGACGCGCCGCTCGCCAGCATCGGGGGGTGCGTCAGGTCCAGCAGCACGCCCACCGTGATGGCCGCGACATACACCGCGACCGGGGCGGCCCACATCGCGACGAACGCCAGCAGGATCAGCGCGAACGACGGGGCCACGCTCGTCTGGCCCAGCGCGAGCGCCGGCTTCAGACCAAGCTCGGCGCCCAGGGCGATCCACGCGGCCAGCGCGAAGGCGATGCGGTTCATCGCTGGCCCTCCTGCGCGCCCGACGGCGCGTCGGCGATCCAGACATACACCTGGCTGACGCGCGTGGGATCGATCTTGGGCTTCACGGTGATCACGGTGCGCAGCGGCTGCGAGTCCTTCGGCGCGACCTCGACGATCTCGCCCAGCACCATGCTGCGCGCGCTCGCGGGCCAGGTGTCGTCCGCGAGGCGCACGACCTGCCCGACGCGCACCGGCGGCGAGTCGGCGTCGAGCTCGCCGCGAAGCATCCCGCGCGCGCTCGGGCCCGCCGGCTGGATCTGCGCGATCGGCAGCGCGCCCGGCTCGTCGGTGTCCACCACGACGCGAACCCAGCGCGTCGCCGGGTGGGTGATCGGCAGCACCTCGCAGGTGCGCGCGTTGACGGCGACCACGCGCCCCACCAGGTGCACGCCCGAGGCGCTCACGACCGCGCCGGGGTTGACGCCGCGATCGCGACCGCCGCGAACCACGAGCTGCCCCGACGACGGGTCGGTGGCGCGCCCGATGACCGGCGCCGCGAAGGGCGTGTACCCCACGTCGGCGATGAGCGCCCGCCCGCCCTGCAGCTCCGCGAGCAGACGCTCCAGCTCGCCCACGCGCTGCTCGGCGCTGCGCCACCGGCGCTGATACTCGTCGCGCGCGTTCTCGACCTCACGGATCGCCGGGTCGTCGGCCAGCCCTCGCACGCGCGTCGGACGCAGGAAATCCGCGACCAGCGTGAACACCCGCGAGGGCGGGGCCAGCGCGATCAGCGCCGGCTCCGCCGCGAACGAGGTCGCCACCCGCGTGAACCGCGAGGGCAGCAGCGCGAGCACAGCCAGCGCCGCGGCGGCGATGACAAGCGTTCGGCGGGGGTTGGTTCTTCCTCGTGCCATTCGTGAGAGGGAGCAGGGAGTGGGGAGCAGGGAGCAGGAAAGAAGTCAGAGTGCGGGGCGTTCGATGCTCCGGATCAGGCCGGCGAGAATGCGCTTGGTTTCTTCGATGGAGCGGAGGAGTTCATTCGTCGTCGATTCGGACGCGTACTTCAGTTCAATCGCGAAGAGCATCTGGGTTTCGAGTTCACACAAGGAGCCACGAGAGATCTTGAGGTACCGAAGGTACTCCACGCGGCTTCCCCGGCCATACCCCTCGGCGATGTTGCTCGGAACGGAGACCGCGCTGC containing:
- a CDS encoding zinc ABC transporter substrate-binding protein, with amino-acid sequence MLRQTLRISLALTLFAAALVGCGERERAGAPASDAPAAAEPRFRAVATVAMIGDAVRAVAGDDVEVESLIGPGVDPHLFRPTSTDMQRLLRADVVFANGLQLEGKMLETFAKIAESGKKVYFLAERVNPALVMRDGESADSPPDPHLWMDPLAWVAVTAAARDALGDFDRIGSPTYTRHADEYTEKVRALHEYAKGVLSTVPPDRRVLVTSHDAFGYFGARYGFEVVGIQGISTESEAGLRDIQRIVDMIVERKVPAVFTESTVSDRSIRAIIEGARAKGHSVAIGGTLFSDAMGPAGTYEGTYLGMIDHNVTTIARALGGTAPERGMAGRLGAPRAGARE
- a CDS encoding crossover junction endodeoxyribonuclease RuvC encodes the protein MRILGVDPGLLRTGYACLDCADGSLTPTVIEAGVFRLTRGASVAQRLVELEHDLADAIERLRPDAAAVETLFSHYKRPTTAVVMGHARGVILLTIQRAGLALHELEPATVKKSLTGAGRASKEQVQRAVQGQLRLPAMPEPPDVADAIAIALCAARRRVFDQTPTRSG
- a CDS encoding four helix bundle protein, producing MGATITSYRDLLAWQKAFAVGLDVYRVTDMFPDRERFSLTQQMRRSAVSVPSNIAEGYGRGSRVEYLRYLKISRGSLCELETQMLFAIELKYASESTTNELLRSIEETKRILAGLIRSIERPAL
- a CDS encoding ABC transporter ATP-binding protein, with the protein product MTVAYDRRPVLWNVEFEAPRGALVGIVGPNGAGKSTFIKACLDLLPRLSGEVQFFGRPYRAQRKRIGYVPQRESVDWDFPVSALDVVTMGTYGALGWLRPVGRAQRRDAMECLERVGLADFAQRQISRLSGGQQQRVFLARALAQRAEVYFMDEPFASVDAATEKAIVDVLRTLRAEGKTCLVVHHDVQTVREYFDHALLLNTRVVAAGPTSVVFTDENLRRTYGGRLTLLDQASERLGVAARGQPS
- a CDS encoding metal ABC transporter permease — translated: MIDALREFVEAVTLQGGSTARVVVPGVSAMGAVAGVCGVYLLLRRRALLGDSISHAALPGVCVAFLLAGALGLDQRSLALLVIGAGATGLLSVACVRALERTPHIRRDAAIGATLAVFFAVGIVLLSVIQRLPGGNQAGISRFIFGQASAMRPSDAWAMLAAAAIIGGASFVFVRSLRAVCFDEPFARSIGLRAGLIDSLALTATGVVVALGLQAAGALLIVAMLIVPAAAARFWTDRFGVLLALAGVFGFASAWVGASWSASSPDTPTGPAIVLAEAALFVVSALLAPRRGVVADALRRASARRAILALRTLPEEGTR
- a CDS encoding ABC transporter ATP-binding protein; the protein is MPTAQREPCPVPPNATPVAELRQIRKVYYKPDGSVLVEALKDLDLTIYKGQYVAIMGASGSGKSTLMNILGCLDQPTGGQYLLSGTPIEELSDTELSEFRGKTIGFVFQAFNLIPQLSIEENVEVPLFYQGIPKITRRERSLQKLDLVGLGNRVGHRPSELSGGQQQRAAIARALVTEPVILMADEPTGNLDSTTGEAILQIIENLHAQGMTIVMVTHDNKIANRCERIVRLKDGVLEYDIKGGGHPDNKPGAA
- a CDS encoding metal ABC transporter permease: MIGDEFLAIMLPAMLAGALAGLSCALIGCFLVLRRMSLMGDAIAHAVLPGLVLAYLVTGTTSSLAMLAGAACVALVTTALIELVHKAARVEESAAMGVVFVTLFAIGVLLLERYAGSRIHLDADCVLYGQIEGILWFDAPSLATLPREVRTLGLVSALTLGFVVALFKELRITSFDPALARTLGFRSGLVRYALMSMTAIVCVASFEAVGSIVVIAMLIVPAMIARLLTDRLAPMLALSGLIAVALGALGVYASHAAPAAMGFEHSVSAAGGIGVLLGLALAAGVAFSPRSGMVSRAVRRARLSVRVRREDMLAALHRSGERGQATLSRGALIDRAGDGWRARLALRSMRARAEIDGSDSGFSLTERGASRARDLVRSHRLWESYLAERVDLPTDHLHSPAERLEHVTDDAMRDELARRTGSPPTDPHGSSIP
- the mntR gene encoding manganese-binding transcriptional regulator MntR, encoding MQPQHAHTRRFERTRRDHETELAEDYAELIADLIERRGEARVGELAQALGVTHVAVSRTISRLRDAGLVDSEPQQPVTLTPKGAALARACRARHDLVVRFLMMLGVREEQAHLDAEGIEHHCSKATLDAFAREIERRESAG
- a CDS encoding aminopeptidase P family protein → MSMIPARINALRERMRNAAHALGVGVDAYIVPSSDAHQSEYVPECWLRREYLTGFDGSAGDAVVTLDRAGLWTDGRYWTQAGAQLRGTGVELFRQGAHGVPTWQKWLSELPEGARVGVDPRTLTAGAFDALRADLARRRIHLLEVDRNLVDESRDDRPALPREPIRVHPPEFAGKAASDKLAELRAEMKKHGADAHPVASLDAVAWLFNLRGADVPCNPVFVAYALVTLDGATLFVDDSRLGAEAKRALQGVARVMPYDAFEAEVRRLSAAGARFWIDEQSTSAWIVSLAGDRVVERSRSPIFLAKGIKNEAELRGMRDAHRRDGVAMVRFLKWLETACREGRHDEVAVSEKLRSIRAQQDRFVGVSFESIIGFGPHGAIIHYRPTPDAALKVSDTDMLLIDSGGQYLDGTTDITRTVHLGEPTPEHRARFTAVLKAHIALDLQRFPRGAKGVALDAVARSRMWALGLDYQHGTGHGVGAAMNVHEEPPRINATPTGFFPLHPGMVFSNEPGFYAEGRFGVRIENLVEIVRDDRPVEGETEFLCVRSLTLCPIQLKLVDGAMLDEREVEWLDAYHARVRDELTPLLDDEHARWLASATAPLRDGASAR